A genomic stretch from Desulfurococcaceae archaeon MEX13E-LK6-19 includes:
- a CDS encoding pyruvate synthase subunit beta, whose amino-acid sequence MGVSRVVPPLPRDMRETVLPGHAACHGCPITMALKVVGAALGKKVILVVPACCTSVVVGAWPGSGFNGSIIHVAFASAAAVASGVAEALARRGINDVHVVAWAGDGGTADIGMASLSGAAERNHNMIYIMYDNEAYMNTGIQRSSATPPGAWTTTTPLGKKEPKKDVARIMIAHGVPYVATASIGYPHDFYAKLKKASKIKGFKFIQLHAPCPTGWRFDPSLTVKIAKLAVETGLWILYEYENGKITLSGPSKPYIDKSKRKPMIEYFKLQGRFKGITEEDIKAIERYVDEAWEWIKKYM is encoded by the coding sequence ATGGGTGTGTCTCGTGTAGTACCACCTTTACCACGTGATATGAGAGAGACTGTGTTACCAGGTCATGCTGCATGCCATGGATGCCCTATAACAATGGCCTTGAAAGTAGTCGGGGCAGCGTTGGGCAAAAAAGTTATCCTAGTAGTGCCAGCTTGCTGTACATCAGTTGTTGTAGGGGCGTGGCCTGGAAGTGGTTTCAACGGCTCTATAATACATGTTGCTTTTGCGAGTGCAGCAGCTGTTGCCTCAGGAGTCGCAGAAGCGTTGGCTCGTAGAGGAATAAATGATGTACATGTTGTTGCTTGGGCTGGCGACGGTGGAACAGCTGACATAGGAATGGCTAGTCTTAGTGGTGCGGCTGAGAGAAACCATAACATGATCTATATAATGTATGATAACGAAGCATATATGAATACGGGTATCCAGCGTAGCAGTGCAACACCTCCAGGTGCCTGGACCACCACGACACCCCTTGGAAAGAAAGAACCTAAGAAAGACGTCGCAAGGATTATGATCGCTCATGGAGTGCCATATGTAGCTACAGCTAGTATAGGATACCCCCACGACTTCTATGCTAAACTAAAGAAAGCAAGTAAGATCAAAGGCTTTAAGTTCATCCAATTACATGCACCATGCCCTACTGGATGGAGGTTTGACCCAAGTCTAACAGTGAAAATAGCAAAACTCGCTGTAGAAACAGGCTTATGGATACTCTATGAGTATGAAAACGGTAAAATAACGTTATCAGGACCCAGTAAGCCCTATATCGATAAGAGTAAGAGAAAACCAATGATAGAATACTTCAAACTACAAGGAAGATTCAAAGGAATAACTGAAGAAGATATAAAAGCCATTGAACGCTATGTTGATGAGGCCTGGGAATGGATCAAGAAATACATGTAG
- a CDS encoding NAD(P)-dependent oxidoreductase, protein MPLIGIIGTGLMGSSIAHCLKSKGYELILYNRTHSKALKLAKELDAVVANTPREVADKAIYSIVFVSDDEALYDVIFGKNGVIETTNKKHVVINASTVTPLASRRVSNVLKEKGLGYVEAPVFGSVHEARECRLISMIAGEKDLVDSIVGFVNEYSSKTFYAGEIPKAIVLKLAINNIALSLPPILAESFSLIEAWDINLDVLLNIISNLWFGDAVKRYLPRIFEEKTPRFKVWMAGKDYLYVVRALEEKHLPSFVSSTLSSMYMEAASNGYADKDYPQVARYFIELAKKKKKNLN, encoded by the coding sequence ATGCCCTTGATAGGAATAATAGGTACAGGGCTCATGGGATCTAGTATAGCACATTGTCTTAAATCTAAAGGATACGAACTAATTCTTTACAACAGGACACATAGTAAAGCATTAAAGTTAGCCAAAGAACTTGATGCAGTAGTTGCTAATACCCCTCGTGAAGTTGCTGATAAAGCAATCTATTCCATAGTATTTGTATCAGATGATGAGGCATTATACGATGTCATTTTTGGTAAGAATGGAGTAATAGAAACTACCAACAAAAAACATGTCGTCATTAATGCAAGTACTGTAACACCCCTAGCAAGTAGGAGAGTATCAAATGTTCTAAAGGAGAAGGGTCTAGGCTACGTGGAAGCACCTGTATTCGGTAGTGTCCATGAAGCACGTGAATGCAGACTTATATCAATGATAGCTGGAGAAAAAGATCTTGTCGATAGTATCGTAGGATTTGTTAACGAGTATTCTTCAAAAACATTTTATGCCGGTGAAATACCGAAAGCCATTGTATTGAAACTAGCCATAAACAATATAGCCTTATCGCTACCTCCAATACTTGCAGAAAGTTTTTCGCTAATAGAAGCATGGGATATCAATCTCGACGTGCTATTAAATATCATTTCAAACCTATGGTTTGGTGATGCTGTAAAAAGATATTTACCAAGAATATTCGAAGAGAAAACCCCTAGGTTCAAAGTCTGGATGGCAGGTAAGGATTACCTTTACGTGGTAAGGGCTCTTGAGGAGAAACACTTACCATCTTTTGTCTCATCAACACTATCATCAATGTATATGGAAGCTGCCAGTAACGGTTATGCTGATAAGGATTATCCTCAAGTAGCAAGATATTTTATTGAACTAGCCAAAAAGAAGAAAAAGAACCTAAACTAA
- a CDS encoding histidine--tRNA ligase, whose protein sequence is MINTPRGTRDIVGDEANLFEFLVERFKNIARLNGFNPIITPIIEYFELFEKKSGEEIIKSMYVFEDKAGRRIALRPELTAPVVRAFLGKLRGMPRPLMFYYVGQCFRYEEPQRGRYREFWQAGLEVIGEQSIDADIKVINVIEEFLTDIGLDHYYVVGNVGIYRKIMNVLGIPAQEQDHILHLIDKGMIEKAIEYCNKFGEKVVDAINILINNKLENIVDSLKTYVDEKTVNELYGEVEKTITLLEFLKEFGAKADYDPKLVRGLAYYNSVIYEVKTSGLEISIGGGGRYDGLTTVYGGPFEYATGAALGIDRIMLAIESKKKLSYTSKGVIIIVIDEEPRALHLAYSVTRKLHEYGIYSKVIVGKKISKALSLASREKQKYAIIIGPKEVKENRVTIKDLEKGVQETVDIEHILNYIACREFT, encoded by the coding sequence ATGATAAATACTCCTAGAGGGACGCGTGATATAGTAGGTGATGAGGCTAATTTATTCGAGTTTCTTGTAGAAAGATTTAAGAATATAGCGCGTCTCAATGGCTTTAATCCTATTATAACGCCGATTATCGAGTATTTCGAGTTGTTTGAGAAAAAATCTGGTGAAGAAATAATCAAGTCTATGTATGTATTTGAAGATAAGGCTGGTAGGAGAATAGCGTTACGTCCGGAGCTTACAGCACCTGTTGTTAGAGCGTTTTTAGGAAAACTTCGTGGAATGCCCAGGCCCTTAATGTTCTATTACGTGGGGCAATGCTTTAGGTACGAGGAACCCCAAAGAGGGAGATATAGAGAGTTCTGGCAAGCTGGACTAGAAGTGATTGGTGAGCAAAGCATTGATGCAGATATAAAGGTTATTAATGTTATCGAGGAATTCCTCACCGACATAGGATTAGATCACTATTATGTAGTGGGTAATGTGGGAATATACAGGAAAATAATGAATGTTCTAGGCATACCAGCTCAAGAGCAAGACCATATACTTCATTTGATAGATAAGGGCATGATAGAAAAAGCTATTGAGTACTGTAATAAATTTGGCGAAAAAGTAGTTGATGCAATTAATATTCTGATCAACAATAAGTTAGAGAACATTGTAGATAGTTTGAAAACTTATGTTGATGAAAAAACTGTTAATGAACTATATGGTGAAGTAGAGAAAACAATAACTTTACTTGAGTTTCTGAAAGAATTTGGGGCAAAAGCCGATTACGATCCTAAACTAGTTAGGGGGCTAGCATACTATAACAGTGTTATTTATGAAGTGAAGACAAGTGGGCTCGAAATAAGTATTGGTGGAGGTGGGAGATATGATGGTTTAACAACGGTTTATGGAGGACCTTTCGAGTATGCTACAGGAGCGGCATTAGGTATTGATAGGATAATGCTTGCAATAGAGAGTAAGAAAAAACTCAGTTATACATCAAAAGGTGTAATTATCATAGTTATTGATGAAGAACCCAGGGCTCTCCATTTAGCGTACTCTGTTACACGCAAACTACATGAATACGGGATTTACTCAAAGGTGATCGTTGGCAAAAAGATCTCGAAAGCACTTAGTTTAGCTAGTAGAGAAAAACAGAAGTATGCCATTATCATTGGTCCTAAAGAGGTTAAGGAGAATAGGGTTACAATAAAAGATCTCGAAAAAGGTGTTCAAGAAACAGTAGATATTGAACATATACTTAATTACATAGCTTGTAGAGAATTTACTTGA
- a CDS encoding RtcB family protein yields the protein MLVDGILFADEYLLKKAMEDLSLVQLANVACLPGIRRASFAMPDVHQGYGFPIGGVAGFDIEEGVISPGGVGYDINCGVRLLRTNLDYEDVKPKLKDLVMALFRNIPSGVGSTGKVSLSFSELNKVLDEGVEWAVSRGFGWPEDPEHIEERGSWKVADSSKVSNRAKQRGHNQLGTLGAGNHFLEIQVVEKIYDPDTAKVLGITHEGQVTVMIHTGSRGLGHQVASDYLLIMERAMRKYGIRPPDRELASLPFNSKEAQDYFKAMAAAANFAWTNRQLITHWTRESFKQVFHKDPDQLGLEIIYDVAHNIAKIEEHDVDGKRAKLVVHRKGATRAFPPGHPEIPKDHKSIGQVVLIPGSMGTASYVLVGVPSGARTWYSAPHGAGRWMSRHQAIRSYNPAKIQEELASRGIILKAATRRVIAEEAPGAYKDVDRVVHVAHHVGIAKLVVKLRPIGVVKG from the coding sequence ATGCTTGTAGACGGTATATTGTTTGCTGACGAGTATCTGCTTAAGAAAGCTATGGAGGATTTATCGCTTGTACAACTCGCTAATGTGGCTTGTTTACCAGGTATACGTAGAGCAAGTTTTGCCATGCCCGATGTCCATCAAGGATATGGATTTCCTATAGGTGGTGTTGCAGGGTTTGATATAGAAGAAGGTGTTATAAGTCCTGGTGGTGTTGGATACGATATTAACTGTGGTGTAAGACTTTTAAGAACAAATTTGGACTATGAAGATGTCAAGCCAAAACTTAAAGACTTAGTTATGGCTTTATTCCGCAATATCCCCAGTGGAGTTGGTAGTACAGGCAAGGTATCTCTTAGTTTTAGTGAACTAAACAAAGTACTTGATGAAGGAGTAGAGTGGGCGGTCTCAAGAGGTTTTGGATGGCCTGAAGATCCCGAACATATTGAGGAGCGTGGAAGCTGGAAAGTAGCAGATTCAAGTAAGGTAAGTAATAGAGCCAAGCAACGTGGCCATAACCAGCTTGGAACACTTGGTGCAGGAAACCACTTCCTTGAAATACAAGTTGTTGAAAAGATCTATGATCCCGACACAGCTAAAGTACTCGGGATTACGCATGAAGGACAAGTAACAGTAATGATTCATACTGGAAGCAGAGGGCTTGGACACCAAGTGGCCAGCGACTATCTCTTGATAATGGAGCGTGCCATGAGAAAATATGGTATACGTCCTCCAGACAGAGAACTTGCAAGTCTACCCTTCAATAGTAAGGAAGCACAAGACTACTTCAAGGCTATGGCGGCAGCAGCCAATTTTGCATGGACTAATAGGCAATTGATAACACACTGGACTCGTGAAAGCTTCAAGCAAGTATTCCATAAAGACCCTGACCAACTTGGTTTAGAAATAATATATGATGTAGCACACAATATTGCTAAAATCGAGGAACATGATGTAGATGGTAAGAGAGCTAAACTAGTTGTTCACAGAAAAGGTGCCACCAGGGCGTTTCCACCAGGGCATCCTGAAATACCTAAGGATCATAAATCAATCGGGCAAGTGGTACTAATACCAGGTTCAATGGGGACTGCAAGCTATGTACTCGTAGGCGTGCCATCAGGTGCCAGAACATGGTATAGTGCACCTCACGGTGCAGGAAGATGGATGAGTAGACATCAAGCAATAAGATCATATAATCCAGCCAAGATCCAGGAGGAACTGGCCAGCCGTGGAATAATACTCAAAGCAGCAACAAGACGTGTTATAGCAGAAGAAGCTCCGGGAGCCTACAAGGATGTTGATAGAGTAGTACATGTAGCCCATCATGTAGGTATAGCTAAGCTTGTAGTTAAACTAAGACCTATTGGTGTTGTCAAAGGATAA
- a CDS encoding geranylgeranylglyceryl/heptaprenylglyceryl phosphate synthase, protein MKVHEYITEKLEKKKLHFTLIDPDKEVSDIEKIAKQMHEAGTDAFLIGGSLGVTPEDASRVARVLKETGLPVIIFPGNLNCLTPEAHAVLFMILMNTTDPYYLMGAQVAGAPLIKKYNLEPLPTGYIVVYHDTAVAHVGRIIPIPPNKPEIIAAYAMAGEMLGLKYLYIEGGSGAPKPVPYSFPTYAKKYSNLIVLVGGGIRDPETAKQMAASGADIIVTGTIVEKDPDMAKKIITAIKSVPSTSP, encoded by the coding sequence GTGAAAGTACATGAGTACATAACTGAGAAGTTGGAGAAAAAGAAGCTGCATTTCACGCTAATAGACCCAGATAAAGAAGTTTCTGATATAGAGAAAATAGCAAAACAAATGCACGAAGCTGGGACAGATGCCTTCCTCATAGGAGGAAGTCTTGGCGTAACGCCGGAAGATGCCTCGAGGGTGGCTAGAGTACTCAAAGAAACAGGGTTGCCCGTAATAATATTTCCTGGAAACTTGAATTGTCTAACACCTGAAGCTCATGCCGTCCTCTTTATGATTTTAATGAATACCACTGATCCATATTATTTAATGGGCGCACAAGTGGCAGGCGCACCATTAATCAAGAAGTATAATCTAGAGCCCTTACCAACAGGCTACATAGTAGTTTATCATGATACTGCTGTAGCACATGTAGGGAGAATAATTCCTATTCCTCCAAACAAACCAGAGATCATAGCAGCTTATGCTATGGCCGGTGAAATGCTTGGTCTAAAATACTTGTATATAGAGGGAGGCAGTGGCGCACCAAAACCAGTGCCATACAGTTTCCCTACGTATGCTAAAAAGTACAGTAACTTAATAGTATTGGTTGGTGGAGGTATTAGAGATCCTGAGACCGCTAAACAAATGGCTGCTAGTGGGGCAGACATTATTGTTACAGGAACCATAGTTGAAAAAGATCCTGATATGGCAAAAAAGATAATAACAGCAATCAAGAGTGTTCCAAGTACTTCTCCTTAA
- the mtnA gene encoding S-methyl-5-thioribose-1-phosphate isomerase, with the protein MGFKYPIKIRAVWWEDNNVCWIDTSKLPFNEVIRCTNDPKRVAKAIIDMEIRGAPAIGVAAALAVAAYAVSLKGLSREEFVAKVDNAIEILWKTRPTAYNLFWALKRMRNILYRSIKGYEDIVEAIVKEAINIMNEDIEANIRLGDYGAELIEDGDTILTHCNAGALATAAFGTVGGIIRAAWYQGKKIRVITTETRPVLQGARLNVWEYTKEGIPITLITDNMAAFVIKKGLVDKVIVGADRITGDGYVANKIGTYAIALAAKRHNIPFYVAAPTSTIDLESTGDKIVIEERSPDEVRKVLGHLITLPDVPVYNFAFDITDPDLVTAIITEKGIVYPPYKENLRKIIGSEEK; encoded by the coding sequence ATGGGGTTTAAATATCCCATAAAGATAAGAGCTGTTTGGTGGGAAGACAACAACGTTTGCTGGATCGATACGTCAAAGCTTCCCTTTAACGAAGTAATTAGATGTACTAACGATCCAAAGAGAGTTGCCAAAGCCATTATTGATATGGAGATACGTGGAGCCCCCGCAATAGGTGTTGCTGCAGCACTAGCCGTAGCTGCTTATGCTGTAAGCCTCAAAGGCTTAAGTAGGGAAGAGTTTGTGGCAAAAGTGGACAATGCTATAGAGATCTTGTGGAAAACGAGGCCCACAGCTTACAATTTATTCTGGGCATTAAAGAGAATGAGAAACATACTATACAGGAGCATCAAGGGATATGAAGATATAGTCGAGGCTATTGTTAAAGAAGCCATTAATATAATGAATGAGGATATTGAAGCCAACATAAGATTAGGTGATTACGGTGCTGAACTCATAGAGGATGGCGACACTATCTTAACACACTGTAATGCTGGCGCGCTTGCAACAGCTGCTTTTGGAACAGTAGGCGGTATCATTAGGGCTGCCTGGTACCAGGGTAAGAAGATAAGAGTAATAACTACGGAAACAAGACCTGTACTCCAAGGCGCAAGACTTAATGTATGGGAGTATACTAAGGAGGGTATACCAATAACTCTCATAACAGATAATATGGCGGCATTTGTTATCAAGAAAGGGCTTGTAGACAAAGTTATTGTGGGAGCGGATAGAATTACTGGAGACGGCTATGTAGCTAACAAAATAGGCACATACGCTATAGCTCTTGCAGCGAAAAGACACAATATCCCATTCTATGTGGCAGCACCGACAAGCACCATAGATCTAGAATCAACTGGTGACAAAATAGTTATTGAGGAAAGAAGCCCCGATGAAGTAAGGAAAGTTCTAGGTCACTTAATAACGCTACCCGATGTACCAGTATACAATTTCGCATTCGACATAACTGATCCCGATTTAGTAACAGCAATAATTACCGAGAAAGGAATAGTCTATCCTCCATACAAGGAAAATCTCCGCAAAATAATAGGGAGTGAAGAGAAGTAA
- a CDS encoding preprotein translocase subunit Sec61beta, whose translation MPRSRKKRESPGPFTGAGLVRFYEEADVGIKMKPYIIIGLAFAMTVIVIVAQKLLPPT comes from the coding sequence ATGCCCAGATCACGTAAGAAGCGTGAATCACCTGGACCATTTACTGGCGCAGGTCTAGTCAGGTTCTATGAGGAAGCTGATGTTGGTATAAAAATGAAGCCATATATAATAATAGGTCTTGCCTTTGCTATGACCGTTATAGTAATTGTTGCACAAAAACTCTTGCCTCCCACATAG
- a CDS encoding endonuclease codes for MRKIIFDEKTCQGIVYNKDDIEVLDKRWFGRREGDKLILSLEETAYLLLKGEIVIDLGTSELSSLEELMRKYSSCFEKMFWPKLIVYNDLRSRGRRVRVLDEKRFLVKHKDGSLKLLLILEEKSLTSINDIISYVEQARRNNLELALAIVSLQGDITYYTVSSIELVRG; via the coding sequence ATGAGAAAAATAATATTTGATGAAAAAACATGTCAGGGCATTGTTTACAATAAGGATGATATTGAGGTTCTTGATAAAAGATGGTTTGGACGAAGAGAGGGAGATAAACTCATTCTATCTCTAGAAGAAACAGCATACCTGCTACTTAAAGGAGAGATTGTAATCGATTTAGGAACAAGTGAACTATCCTCGTTAGAGGAGTTAATGAGGAAATATAGCAGTTGCTTCGAGAAAATGTTTTGGCCAAAACTAATAGTGTATAATGACTTAAGAAGTAGAGGTAGACGAGTAAGAGTTCTTGATGAAAAAAGATTTTTAGTAAAACACAAAGACGGCAGCCTTAAATTATTGCTTATACTCGAGGAGAAGAGTTTGACCAGTATCAATGATATTATTAGTTATGTAGAGCAGGCTAGAAGAAACAACTTAGAACTAGCATTGGCGATAGTCTCTCTCCAAGGAGATATCACATACTATACTGTATCCTCAATAGAGCTTGTAAGAGGGTGA
- a CDS encoding nucleotide pyrophosphohydrolase, with protein MEIKEAQLLIREKYFERDSSRGLFSTFTWFVEEVGELAEALLNSDYKSLREEIADVFAWLLSLANLVGVDVEEAFKEKYLEHS; from the coding sequence ATGGAAATAAAAGAAGCTCAGCTTCTCATACGTGAAAAGTATTTTGAAAGAGATAGTAGTCGTGGATTATTCTCTACGTTCACCTGGTTTGTAGAAGAAGTTGGTGAACTTGCTGAAGCCTTGCTGAATAGTGATTATAAATCGTTAAGAGAAGAGATAGCAGATGTGTTTGCTTGGCTCCTTAGTTTAGCTAATCTTGTTGGAGTTGATGTTGAGGAGGCTTTTAAGGAGAAGTACTTGGAACACTCTTGA